TTGAGTTGAATTCTAGTAGAAACTAATTTGGCTTTGTAGAAAACTTAAATAAGAATTGAAGAGATATTTAAGGAAAATTTTGTCTATAATTATATGTGTTTATGGAATCATGCTCATTGATTTGATGCatgtaaaattataaaatgatactattaaataaattcataatGAATTTATCCTTGTTTAAACTAAGTATACTACTAAATAATAAGAAAAGAATTCGatatcataaaatataaattatttatatgttGTTTACTAGTTTATTTACAGTGCATCTTACGTGGGAAAAGTAGTATTTTTAGATTGTGGATCTTCCCAAAGtgtaaatacgtagttaatAAAACCCAATCATTTGATGAAACTATTATATGAATAATGGTTTAACTATCTGATTATTGACAGTACAGCTTGAACCTTTATGTAAATTAACTTTCCTATGCTATTGAAAAACATCGGGTTCAGGGATCGGAATGCTAGAGCTGCTCTTTTTGATGGTATTGAAGAAGGAGGTATTAGGGCATCATCATCTTACTCCTCTCATGAGATCGATGAGCAAGAGAATGATCAAGCCATGGAAGGGTTACAAGATCGAGTTATCATGCTGAAAAGGGTAAGTTTATACTTACAGAACATATTGTTGCTTCAGTTGACCCATTTAGTTAATTACACAATTGCTGGCATTAGTATCTTTCATTTCTATTGTTGATCTTGCTGAAGCACATTTGAGGAAATGGAAGGGACTCGTGACTTTCAGATGAAGTTATTAATGCTTTTCCTGTGTGATTGAAATTGTTATACAGTAGTATTCTAAGTATGTTAGTACCTTAAGAATTATCTCTTTGCCTTTGAATTAGGTTATATCTAATTCTTTAGGAGATTTCTTAACAATAAACAACATTTCCTTTACTCAGTAATTGTTTACCTAATGTTGTTATTTGAAGAAGGAGATGGAAATATGGATTTTCTCATTTGACACAAATGATGATAGTAGTATTTTGATGAAAAAATGAGTAAAACTACCAGGTACAAATATTTGAGAAAAGACATAATAATATATAGTCGAGTTTTTGTTGAGATGTGGGTTTTTGGCTTGCTGATGATGGTTTGAATGAACAGTTGTCTGGTGATATACACGAGGAGGTTGATTCTCATAACCGCATGCTCGACAAAATGGTCCGTGTATAGTTAATTTGATATTCTTCAACAGCACAGTTGTAGTGTTAGTTATGGTTTcctattttctgattttagggAAATGAGATGGATGCCTCAAGGGGAGTTTTATCTGGAACCATGGACAAATTTAAGATGGTATTTCATAATCTTGATGTCTCTATTATTTCCGTGTGTTTCTGAGTTCCAATTCCAAGTGTTCTTACTGTGTATCAGGTGTTCGAGACGAAATCGAGTAGAAGGATGTTTACACTTGTGGCATCTTTTGTGGGTGTTTTTCTCATTGTATACTATCTTACCAGATAAAGTGATCGAGTCGTGTAATTTTGGGGACAGCCTATGAAAAACTGTTGTGAACATTACCTTGATTGACAATGAagtaatactaaaaattaactaTTTTGGTCTCTACGTTAAAGATCAAGTATGGACAAAAAATCCAATAttgacaattaaaaaaatcaatccaaAGGCTGAGACAACTTCTGAAATTTATATGGATGGTTGGAGcgtccacatccatgctcttgccaaagag
This portion of the Salvia splendens isolate huo1 chromosome 10, SspV2, whole genome shotgun sequence genome encodes:
- the LOC121753410 gene encoding bet1-like SNARE 1-1, with the protein product MNPRRDRNARAALFDGIEEGGIRASSSYSSHEIDEQENDQAMEGLQDRVIMLKRLSGDIHEEVDSHNRMLDKMGNEMDASRGVLSGTMDKFKMVFETKSSRRMFTLVASFVGVFLIVYYLTR